From one Brevibacterium sp. 'Marine' genomic stretch:
- a CDS encoding OFA family MFS transporter: MASILTRSAIVAPKNFNRWLIPPAALAIHLCIGQVYAFSVFKIPFMSHFDTGEVSIGWIFSIAILMLGISSAVFGPWVEKNGPRASMVAAGTCWVVGFFVASLGIMTGQLWLVYLGYGVIGGIGLGIGYISPVSTLMKWFPDRPGLATGLAIMGFGGGALIASPMSNQLMALYGGGADPEHLVAGLTPTFVTLGIVYAVVIAAGAFVIRVPHPEWTPKGFDPSQVKAKPMQTKGNVSVRNAIRTPQFWLLWAVLFLNVTAGIGILENAAPMIQSYFGITAAAAAGFVGLLSIGNMGGRFIWSTTSDYLGRKNNYMLYLGVGAILYLLVALFGGDSLILFVLATLVIISFYGGGFATVPAYLKDLFGVYQVGAIHGALLTAWSAAGVAGPLIVNSVVEAGEAAGKEGPALYTPGMFIMVGALVIGFIANALIRPVSEKHFEREEDVKAKQAAALEEN, from the coding sequence TCATGTCCCACTTCGACACCGGCGAGGTCTCGATCGGCTGGATCTTCTCGATCGCGATCCTCATGCTCGGCATCTCCTCGGCCGTCTTCGGCCCCTGGGTGGAGAAGAACGGCCCGCGCGCCTCGATGGTCGCCGCCGGTACCTGCTGGGTCGTCGGCTTCTTCGTCGCCTCGCTCGGCATCATGACCGGTCAGCTGTGGCTGGTCTACCTCGGCTACGGCGTCATCGGCGGAATCGGTCTGGGCATCGGCTACATCTCCCCGGTCTCGACCCTGATGAAATGGTTCCCGGACCGCCCCGGACTGGCCACGGGACTGGCCATCATGGGCTTCGGCGGCGGAGCGCTCATCGCCAGCCCGATGTCGAACCAGCTCATGGCCCTCTACGGCGGCGGCGCCGATCCCGAACACCTCGTCGCGGGCCTGACCCCGACCTTCGTCACCCTCGGCATCGTCTACGCCGTAGTCATCGCCGCCGGCGCCTTCGTCATCCGCGTCCCCCACCCCGAGTGGACCCCGAAGGGCTTCGACCCGTCACAGGTCAAGGCGAAGCCGATGCAGACGAAGGGCAACGTCTCCGTCCGCAACGCCATCCGCACACCGCAGTTCTGGCTGCTGTGGGCCGTCCTCTTCCTCAACGTCACCGCGGGCATCGGCATCCTCGAGAACGCCGCCCCGATGATCCAGTCCTACTTCGGCATCACCGCCGCCGCGGCCGCCGGCTTCGTCGGCCTGCTCTCCATCGGCAACATGGGCGGACGATTCATCTGGTCGACGACGTCGGACTACCTCGGCCGGAAGAACAACTACATGCTCTACCTCGGCGTCGGAGCGATCCTCTACCTCCTCGTCGCGCTCTTCGGCGGCGATTCGCTCATCCTCTTCGTGCTGGCCACACTGGTCATCATCTCCTTCTACGGCGGCGGATTCGCCACCGTGCCCGCCTACCTCAAGGACCTCTTCGGCGTCTACCAGGTCGGAGCCATCCACGGCGCCCTGCTCACCGCCTGGTCGGCAGCCGGTGTCGCCGGTCCGCTCATCGTCAACTCCGTCGTCGAGGCGGGAGAAGCAGCAGGGAAGGAAGGCCCCGCGCTCTACACTCCGGGAATGTTCATCATGGTCGGCGCGCTGGTCATCGGCTTCATCGCCAATGCCCTCATCCGCCCGGTCAGCGAGAAGCACTTCGAACGCGAAGAGGACGTCAAGGCCAAGCAGGCCGCCGCCCTCGAAGAGAACTGA